A genomic window from Thermococcus nautili includes:
- a CDS encoding metallophosphoesterase, with translation MRLVAITDLHGNVKMSRKLAELIAEEKPDILLVAGDITHFSGAETARKVLQPLLETGVPILSVHGNCDGRDVPELLDELGIWVHDRRRELNGVGFVGVGGSNITPFNTIWELTEDEIREILLRNYRPGDIILSHVPPRDTKADLVHSGLHVGSRALREFIEENQPPLVITGHIHEARSVDHVGKTVIVNPGPLFRGYYAEIILADNVINVELKSL, from the coding sequence ATGAGGCTCGTCGCGATAACAGACCTTCACGGCAATGTGAAGATGAGCCGAAAGCTCGCCGAGCTAATTGCAGAGGAGAAGCCGGATATCCTCCTAGTAGCGGGCGACATAACTCACTTTTCGGGAGCCGAAACTGCCAGGAAGGTTCTCCAGCCCCTCCTTGAGACGGGCGTTCCGATACTCTCGGTTCACGGCAACTGCGACGGCAGGGACGTTCCGGAGTTGCTCGACGAACTCGGAATCTGGGTTCACGACAGGAGGAGAGAGCTCAACGGAGTTGGCTTCGTCGGAGTTGGGGGTTCAAACATAACGCCCTTCAACACAATCTGGGAGCTCACTGAGGATGAAATTCGAGAAATCCTGCTGAGGAACTACCGCCCCGGCGATATAATTCTCTCCCACGTTCCGCCGAGGGACACGAAGGCTGACCTCGTCCATTCCGGCCTTCACGTCGGAAGCAGGGCCCTCAGAGAGTTCATCGAGGAGAACCAGCCGCCGCTTGTCATCACGGGCCACATCCACGAGGCGAGGAGCGTTGACCATGTTGGGAAAACGGTAATCGTGAACCCAGGCCCGCTCTTCAGAGGGTACTATGCAGAAATAATCTTGGCCGATAATGTCATTAACGTTGAACTGAAGTCCCTCTGA
- a CDS encoding SUF-like minimal system protein SmsB has protein sequence MTETITMSDAKAIIENQIEELAKRNREPEWMTRIRYKALEAFERAPLNDPVISEEELLQFIAKPEVEGLSENIESLDDLPPEMKALLDRLGISEVEQKYIAGLAVQTDTGVIYNQFLQEWAKKGLIVLPTEEAVRKYPDLVKEHFLKLFRVDESKLTAYHTAVWNGGIFLYVKEGLKVPFPLHLFFLIQESALAQAPHIIIIAEKNTEFHLIEGCTAPILVKHSLHLDMTEAYFHEGAKGQLTVLQNWPEYVHTRPMTRAKIGKGARFINTTVGLGTGKSNVANPKYWVEENGYVELNGILLGQKDWFVDLGGEMYLQGKGAGGINASKAVIMDESTVITRGIIRAEAPKTKGHISCDALLLSDKATMETYPGLVSKVDDAELSHEAAIGKIREEELFYLMSRGLDEEKATQLIVKGFLEPMLKDIPMEFLVEIRKIIELAVSGGM, from the coding sequence ATGACGGAAACGATAACCATGAGCGATGCCAAGGCTATAATCGAGAACCAGATTGAGGAGCTCGCGAAGAGGAACAGGGAACCGGAGTGGATGACGAGGATAAGGTACAAGGCGTTAGAAGCGTTCGAGAGGGCCCCGCTGAACGACCCGGTCATAAGCGAGGAGGAACTGCTCCAGTTCATAGCAAAACCGGAAGTCGAGGGCCTGTCAGAGAACATCGAGAGCCTCGACGACCTACCACCGGAGATGAAGGCTCTCCTCGACAGGCTTGGAATCAGCGAGGTCGAGCAGAAGTACATAGCCGGCTTAGCGGTTCAGACCGACACCGGGGTCATCTACAACCAGTTCCTCCAGGAGTGGGCCAAGAAGGGCTTGATAGTCCTTCCGACCGAGGAGGCGGTGAGAAAGTATCCCGACCTCGTCAAGGAGCACTTCCTCAAGCTCTTCCGCGTTGACGAGAGCAAGCTTACGGCCTATCACACTGCCGTGTGGAACGGTGGAATCTTCCTCTACGTCAAGGAGGGCCTCAAGGTTCCGTTTCCGCTCCACCTGTTCTTCCTGATTCAGGAGAGCGCACTGGCCCAGGCACCGCACATAATCATAATCGCCGAGAAGAACACGGAGTTCCACCTCATAGAGGGCTGTACCGCTCCAATTCTCGTCAAGCACTCGCTCCACCTCGACATGACGGAGGCGTACTTCCACGAGGGAGCGAAGGGCCAGCTGACCGTTCTGCAGAACTGGCCGGAGTACGTCCACACGAGGCCCATGACGAGGGCAAAGATAGGAAAGGGGGCGCGCTTCATAAACACCACCGTCGGCCTCGGAACCGGCAAGAGCAACGTCGCAAATCCGAAGTACTGGGTGGAGGAGAACGGCTACGTCGAGCTGAACGGTATCTTGCTCGGCCAGAAGGACTGGTTCGTGGACCTTGGGGGCGAGATGTACCTCCAGGGCAAAGGCGCCGGGGGAATAAACGCGAGCAAGGCCGTCATAATGGACGAGAGCACGGTGATAACGCGCGGAATTATAAGGGCAGAAGCACCAAAGACGAAGGGCCACATAAGCTGTGATGCCCTGCTCCTCAGCGACAAGGCCACGATGGAGACCTATCCCGGGCTGGTCAGCAAGGTTGACGACGCCGAGCTGAGCCACGAGGCAGCGATAGGCAAGATACGCGAGGAGGAGCTGTTCTACCTCATGAGCAGGGGACTCGACGAGGAGAAGGCGACACAGCTCATAGTCAAGGGCTTCCTCGAACCGATGCTCAAGGACATCCCGATGGAGTTCCTCGTCGAGATAAGGAAGATAATAGAGCTAGCGGTCAGCGGGGGCATGTGA
- a CDS encoding pyridoxal phosphate-dependent aminotransferase: MALSDRLELVNPSEIRKLFDLAQGVEGLISLGIGEPDFDTPEHIKEYAKEALDKGMTHYGPNAGLPMLREAIARKLKEQNGIEADPKSEIMVLVGANQAFIMGLATFLKDGEEVLIPSPMFVSYAPAVILAGGKPVEVPTYEENEFRLSVDDLEKHVSDKTRALIINTPNNPTGAVLTKKDVEEIADFAVEHDLIVFSDEVYEHFVYDGVKNHSIASLDGMFERTITINGFSKTFAMTGWRLGFVAAPAWIIEKMTRFQMYNATCPVTFVQYAAAKALEDERSWKAVEEMRKEYDRRRNLVWKRLNEMGLPTVKPKGAFYIFPRIRDTGLTDKEFSELMLKEARVAVVPGSAFGKAGEGYIRISYATAYEQLEEAMDRMEKVLREKKLV, encoded by the coding sequence ATGGCGCTGAGCGACAGACTCGAACTCGTCAACCCTTCTGAGATTAGAAAGCTCTTCGACCTTGCCCAGGGCGTTGAGGGTCTCATATCACTTGGAATCGGCGAACCGGACTTTGACACGCCGGAGCATATAAAGGAGTACGCCAAGGAGGCCCTTGACAAGGGCATGACGCACTACGGCCCGAACGCAGGCCTGCCGATGCTCCGCGAGGCTATAGCGAGGAAGCTCAAGGAGCAGAACGGCATCGAGGCCGACCCGAAGAGCGAGATAATGGTGCTCGTTGGGGCGAACCAGGCTTTTATTATGGGCCTTGCAACGTTCCTCAAGGACGGGGAAGAAGTCCTCATCCCGAGTCCCATGTTCGTCAGCTACGCTCCGGCCGTTATTCTCGCCGGAGGAAAACCGGTTGAGGTCCCGACCTACGAGGAGAACGAGTTCCGCCTTTCCGTTGACGACCTTGAGAAGCACGTGAGCGACAAAACCAGGGCGCTCATCATAAACACCCCCAACAACCCGACCGGCGCGGTTCTGACCAAGAAGGACGTTGAGGAGATTGCAGACTTCGCGGTTGAGCACGACCTCATCGTCTTCAGCGATGAAGTTTACGAGCACTTCGTCTACGACGGCGTCAAGAACCACAGCATAGCATCTCTCGACGGCATGTTCGAGCGCACGATAACCATAAACGGATTCTCCAAGACCTTCGCCATGACCGGCTGGCGCCTCGGCTTCGTCGCGGCCCCGGCTTGGATAATCGAGAAGATGACCCGCTTCCAGATGTACAACGCCACCTGTCCGGTTACCTTCGTCCAGTACGCCGCCGCGAAGGCCCTCGAGGACGAGAGGAGCTGGAAGGCGGTCGAAGAGATGAGGAAGGAGTACGACAGGAGGAGGAACCTCGTCTGGAAGCGCCTCAACGAGATGGGCCTTCCGACGGTTAAGCCCAAGGGAGCGTTCTACATATTCCCGAGGATTAGGGACACGGGCTTAACTGACAAGGAGTTCAGCGAGCTGATGCTGAAGGAAGCCAGGGTCGCGGTCGTTCCGGGCTCGGCCTTCGGAAAGGCCGGTGAGGGGTACATAAGGATAAGCTACGCAACAGCTTACGAGCAGCTTGAGGAAGCGATGGACAGGATGGAGAAGGTTTTGAGGGAGAAAAAGCTCGTTTAA
- the serK gene encoding L-serine kinase SerK — MGVEKVPKYDIPTVKVDYVFIELDKMKPHEQLVQKELEAFIESVTGSGLFWKPMLLAKIPGTDEYLIVDGHHRWAGLQKLGAKRAPSVILDYFSDDVKVYTWYPAFKGDLNEVIERLKREGLEVVEDPEAEEKAERGEIAFAIVGEKVFAIPGGLEEQKKVSKVLDEMSVEGKIELIYYGLKEDAREDMAKGEIDYVFIRKAPTKEDVMELVKRGEVFSPKTTRHVLPFNPDKIDVKLEELF; from the coding sequence ATGGGAGTTGAAAAGGTTCCGAAGTACGACATCCCGACGGTCAAGGTGGACTACGTTTTTATCGAGCTTGACAAGATGAAGCCCCACGAGCAGCTCGTCCAGAAGGAGCTTGAGGCCTTCATCGAGAGCGTCACGGGAAGTGGCCTCTTCTGGAAGCCGATGCTCCTCGCGAAGATTCCGGGAACGGACGAGTACCTTATCGTTGACGGCCACCACCGCTGGGCCGGCCTTCAGAAGCTCGGCGCGAAGAGGGCTCCTTCAGTCATACTCGACTACTTCAGCGACGACGTTAAAGTCTACACCTGGTACCCGGCCTTCAAGGGCGACCTCAATGAGGTCATCGAGAGGCTCAAGAGGGAGGGCCTTGAGGTCGTTGAGGACCCCGAGGCCGAGGAAAAGGCCGAGCGCGGTGAGATTGCCTTCGCCATCGTCGGCGAGAAGGTTTTCGCGATTCCCGGAGGTCTTGAAGAGCAGAAGAAGGTCAGCAAGGTCCTCGATGAGATGAGCGTTGAGGGCAAAATTGAGCTCATCTACTACGGCCTCAAGGAGGACGCAAGGGAAGACATGGCCAAGGGCGAGATTGACTACGTCTTCATCAGGAAGGCCCCGACGAAAGAGGACGTCATGGAGCTCGTCAAACGCGGTGAGGTCTTCTCGCCGAAGACGACCAGGCACGTTCTGCCGTTCAACCCGGACAAGATTGACGTCAAGCTCGAGGAGCTCTTCTGA
- a CDS encoding DUF763 domain-containing protein has product MRNVAELPLHGGHVPAWLAQRMRKLTRLVLILAVDEYGTKGLLERLSDPVWFQAFNNLIGMDWDSSGSTTVTVGMIKEALSREELGVKVAGGKGKASRRTPEELKTIAERYELDPEPYIRTSRLVAKVDTVAFQAGYQLYHHAFFLDEEGNWAVVQQGMNEKAKLARRYHWFDAETFTLDPHKAIAGIRAELALNTVSNDSREFQKTLLDLVSEGPEKVAREVETIKAIAKGYRPLVYYRPRDVDERVILKRYESLGKLELNARALEFARELGVGNYEELLLLKGLGPSTLRALSLVVELVYETPPSWKDRVTHPPDPFKFTYAVGGKDRVPFPVERGTYDDLISFLEKLVERNREERAIVRNVAKITKNWKFPSEEKTPTP; this is encoded by the coding sequence ATGCGGAACGTTGCCGAACTGCCCCTCCACGGCGGCCATGTTCCCGCGTGGCTCGCTCAGAGGATGAGGAAGCTGACGAGACTAGTTCTAATACTCGCCGTTGACGAGTACGGCACGAAAGGCCTCCTCGAGAGGCTCTCCGACCCGGTCTGGTTCCAGGCCTTCAACAACCTCATCGGCATGGACTGGGACTCCTCGGGCTCGACGACGGTGACGGTGGGCATGATAAAGGAGGCCCTCTCGCGGGAGGAGCTTGGCGTTAAGGTGGCAGGTGGCAAAGGGAAAGCAAGCAGAAGAACGCCGGAGGAGCTGAAAACCATAGCGGAGCGCTACGAACTCGACCCGGAACCCTACATCCGAACGTCCCGGCTCGTCGCGAAGGTTGACACCGTTGCCTTTCAGGCAGGTTATCAGCTCTACCACCACGCCTTCTTTCTCGATGAAGAGGGCAACTGGGCGGTGGTACAGCAGGGAATGAACGAGAAAGCCAAACTCGCGAGGCGCTACCACTGGTTTGACGCCGAAACATTCACCCTCGACCCCCACAAGGCGATAGCGGGAATCCGCGCCGAGTTGGCCCTCAACACGGTTTCAAATGACTCCAGGGAGTTTCAGAAGACGCTCCTCGACCTCGTGAGCGAGGGGCCGGAGAAGGTGGCGCGCGAGGTTGAGACGATAAAGGCCATCGCAAAGGGCTACCGCCCGCTGGTGTACTACCGCCCGAGGGACGTCGATGAGAGGGTCATTTTAAAGCGCTACGAGAGCCTTGGGAAGCTGGAGCTCAACGCGAGAGCCCTTGAATTCGCGAGGGAGCTGGGCGTCGGGAACTACGAGGAACTTCTTCTCCTCAAGGGGCTCGGGCCGAGCACGCTGAGGGCACTTTCGCTCGTGGTCGAGCTGGTCTACGAGACGCCCCCGAGCTGGAAGGACAGGGTGACGCACCCGCCGGACCCCTTCAAGTTCACCTACGCCGTTGGCGGAAAGGACCGCGTTCCGTTCCCGGTCGAGAGGGGAACCTACGACGACCTAATTTCATTCCTCGAGAAGCTCGTCGAGAGAAACCGCGAGGAGAGAGCAATCGTTAGAAACGTCGCGAAGATTACCAAGAACTGGAAGTTTCCCAGCGAGGAGAAAACTCCAACCCCCTAG
- a CDS encoding HAD family hydrolase produces MLRGLIFDVDETLVYYEGYNLRRWYEEVGRPAMEKLGVVLDWETFRRIVKGELSRTYVERFGIGHVEFWKAMDRANRAYRERLLREGKIKPFPDVGALEELRKLGLKMGAVSNASQDNTELVLKAFGLDKYFDVIFGKDYRYLDGVKPNPYLIKKALNALGLKPEEVLIVGDSSNDVLAGKNAGIKTVNVVRFEKVPGADYYVKDLWELVEMVKNWSSHAPADR; encoded by the coding sequence ATGCTTCGAGGTCTAATCTTTGATGTTGACGAGACTCTCGTCTACTATGAGGGTTACAACCTGAGACGTTGGTATGAGGAGGTCGGAAGACCTGCGATGGAAAAACTCGGCGTGGTTCTCGACTGGGAGACATTCAGGCGGATTGTTAAGGGCGAACTCTCGCGAACCTACGTTGAGCGCTTTGGAATAGGCCACGTCGAGTTCTGGAAGGCCATGGACAGAGCCAACAGGGCTTACCGTGAGAGGCTCCTTCGTGAGGGGAAAATCAAGCCGTTTCCGGACGTTGGGGCCCTTGAGGAGCTGAGAAAACTCGGACTGAAGATGGGGGCGGTCAGCAACGCCTCCCAGGACAACACTGAGCTCGTTCTGAAAGCTTTTGGCCTCGATAAGTATTTCGACGTAATCTTTGGAAAGGATTACCGCTATCTCGACGGCGTTAAGCCCAACCCGTACCTAATCAAAAAGGCCCTCAATGCCCTTGGCCTGAAGCCGGAGGAGGTTCTAATCGTTGGCGACAGCTCCAACGACGTTTTGGCTGGAAAAAACGCGGGTATAAAGACGGTGAACGTCGTCCGCTTTGAAAAAGTCCCGGGAGCGGACTACTACGTAAAAGACCTGTGGGAGCTCGTTGAAATGGTGAAAAATTGGAGCTCACATGCCCCCGCTGACCGCTAG
- the sufC gene encoding Fe-S cluster assembly ATPase SufC translates to MLKVENLHVNVEDKEILKGVNLEVKPGEFHVIMGPNGSGKSTLALTISGHPKYEVRNGRILFEGEDITELGPDERAKRGILLAFQVPPEVEGVRIIDFLQQVLVELKGLDPVEAYDLIVEKAKELWFKEEDLHRYVNVGFSGGERKRLELLQAVLIEPKLLILDEPDSGVDVDSLSVISRKIEELHERGTAILLITHYGRILEHIDKNRITAHVMKDGRIVRTGGGELVDRIDREGFAGIFEEVGA, encoded by the coding sequence ATGCTCAAAGTTGAGAACCTTCACGTGAACGTTGAGGACAAGGAGATACTCAAGGGGGTCAACCTCGAGGTCAAACCCGGCGAATTCCACGTCATAATGGGGCCCAACGGGAGCGGTAAATCAACTCTCGCCCTGACGATATCGGGTCACCCAAAGTACGAGGTCAGGAACGGAAGGATTCTCTTCGAGGGCGAGGACATAACCGAACTCGGCCCGGACGAGAGGGCCAAGCGCGGGATTCTGCTGGCCTTTCAGGTTCCGCCCGAGGTCGAGGGCGTTAGGATAATTGACTTCCTCCAGCAGGTTCTGGTTGAGCTCAAGGGACTCGACCCGGTGGAGGCCTACGACCTTATAGTTGAGAAGGCGAAGGAGCTGTGGTTCAAAGAGGAGGATTTGCACCGCTACGTGAACGTCGGCTTCTCCGGCGGCGAGAGGAAGAGGCTTGAGCTCCTCCAGGCGGTTCTCATTGAGCCGAAGCTCCTGATTCTGGACGAGCCCGACAGCGGTGTTGACGTTGACTCGCTCAGCGTAATCAGCAGGAAGATTGAGGAGCTCCACGAGAGGGGAACCGCGATACTCCTGATTACCCACTACGGCAGAATCCTCGAGCACATCGACAAAAACAGAATCACCGCCCACGTCATGAAGGACGGCAGGATTGTGAGGACCGGCGGGGGAGAGCTCGTTGACAGGATAGACAGAGAAGGCTTCGCCGGAATCTTCGAGGAGGTGGGAGCATGA
- a CDS encoding DUF835 domain-containing protein, with protein sequence MLKALAPLLAGALVDRPGIGHFKIVRSIKEVPEERAVVVGRAGSRVPRGWELVTVSAARGFFGPRELHRILEGIVASLKGDPDKAIVIACPEYLALHNGFNALIKFLNDVRDYAILMGGRVYLVTDELAWDPREFALLKRLED encoded by the coding sequence ATGCTGAAGGCGCTCGCTCCCCTTCTCGCGGGGGCCCTCGTGGACAGGCCCGGAATCGGCCATTTTAAAATAGTCCGCTCCATCAAAGAAGTTCCAGAGGAGAGGGCCGTCGTCGTTGGCAGGGCTGGCTCAAGGGTTCCTCGGGGATGGGAGCTCGTGACCGTGAGCGCCGCGAGGGGCTTCTTTGGCCCAAGGGAGCTCCACAGAATCCTTGAGGGCATCGTGGCAAGCCTTAAAGGTGACCCCGATAAGGCAATTGTCATAGCCTGTCCCGAGTACCTAGCGCTCCACAACGGTTTCAACGCGCTGATAAAGTTCCTAAACGACGTTCGCGACTACGCGATTCTCATGGGGGGCAGGGTTTACCTCGTCACCGACGAGCTCGCCTGGGACCCGAGGGAGTTTGCCCTTCTAAAGAGGCTCGAGGATTAG